From one Suicoccus acidiformans genomic stretch:
- the rsmH gene encoding 16S rRNA (cytosine(1402)-N(4))-methyltransferase RsmH encodes MSFQHETVLLKETIDGLEVNPNGIYVDCTLGGAGHAEYLLSKLTNRGHLYAFDQDITAIENAQERLAQYIQAGQVTFVHRNFRELKPALSELGVKYVDGVYYDLGVSSPQLDQAERGFSYNKEARLDMRMNQSQALTAYDVVNEWPYEDLVRIIHRYGEERFAKRIARAIEQKRSETPIESTIELSELIKEAIPAATRRTGPHPAKRTFQAIRIAVNDELGALEESLEDALSMLKVGGRVSVISFHSLEDRLVKQMFNQVSAQPELPPNLPVMPDRVQPEFERITRKPILASDDELTDNHRSRSAKLRIIERKRFNDSH; translated from the coding sequence ATGTCTTTCCAACACGAGACGGTCTTATTAAAGGAGACCATTGATGGTCTGGAGGTCAACCCAAATGGGATCTACGTGGATTGTACCCTTGGGGGTGCAGGGCATGCGGAATACTTGTTGAGTAAATTAACGAACAGGGGACACCTTTATGCATTCGATCAGGATATTACGGCGATTGAGAATGCCCAGGAACGTTTAGCTCAATATATTCAAGCGGGTCAGGTAACCTTTGTTCATCGGAATTTCCGCGAGTTGAAGCCAGCTCTCAGCGAATTAGGGGTGAAATATGTGGATGGGGTCTACTATGACCTTGGTGTATCTTCCCCTCAGTTAGATCAAGCTGAGCGAGGGTTCAGTTATAACAAAGAAGCGCGCTTGGATATGCGAATGAATCAAAGCCAAGCGTTGACAGCTTATGATGTAGTCAATGAGTGGCCTTATGAGGACTTAGTGCGGATTATTCATCGCTATGGCGAAGAGCGTTTCGCCAAACGGATTGCCCGTGCTATTGAACAGAAACGTAGTGAAACACCTATTGAAAGCACAATCGAACTTTCAGAGCTGATTAAAGAAGCGATTCCCGCGGCTACAAGGCGCACAGGGCCGCACCCTGCAAAGAGGACTTTCCAAGCGATACGGATTGCTGTAAATGATGAACTAGGTGCCTTGGAGGAGTCTCTAGAAGATGCCTTAAGTATGTTGAAAGTAGGCGGTCGAGTCTCTGTCATCTCTTTCCATTCCTTAGAAGATAGACTCGTCAAGCAAATGTTTAATCAAGTCAGTGCTCAGCCAGAGTTGCCGCCTAATTTACCAGTAATGCCAGATCGAGTTCAGCCAGAATTTGAACGCATTACTCGTAAGCCGATTTTAGCCAGTGATGATGAACTTACAGATAATCATCGCTCAAGAAGTGCAAAACTTAGAATTATTGAAAGAAAAAGATTTAACGATAGTCATTAA
- the mraZ gene encoding division/cell wall cluster transcriptional repressor MraZ, producing the protein MLIGEYQHNIDTKGRLIMPAKFRPDLGSSFIVTRGLDGCLFGFPMESWEVIQEKLTQLPLAKKDARAFTRFFYSAATEVEIDKQGRINLPQNLLSYAKIEKECQVIGVSDRIEIWSKASWDAFADVAEENFEDIAEDMIDFGF; encoded by the coding sequence GTGCTGATTGGTGAATATCAACATAATATTGACACAAAAGGCCGACTTATCATGCCTGCTAAGTTTCGACCTGATTTAGGGTCGAGTTTTATAGTGACTAGAGGTTTAGATGGTTGTTTATTTGGTTTCCCAATGGAAAGTTGGGAAGTCATTCAGGAGAAATTAACCCAGTTACCATTGGCTAAGAAAGATGCGCGAGCGTTTACCCGTTTTTTCTATTCAGCTGCCACTGAAGTAGAAATCGACAAGCAAGGGCGTATCAATTTGCCACAGAACTTATTATCCTACGCCAAGATTGAGAAGGAATGCCAAGTAATTGGTGTGTCTGATCGAATCGAAATTTGGAGCAAGGCGAGTTGGGATGCGTTTGCGGATGTGGCTGAAGAGAATTTCGAAGATATTGCGGAAGATATGATTGATTTTGGCTTTTAA
- a CDS encoding DNA-directed RNA polymerase subunit beta, with amino-acid sequence MAEEVLRASVVKRGLKTLLQVILFVLVFVICVVLGLYIGYTMIGDGNFWEVFNRDTWQHIYDFIR; translated from the coding sequence ATGGCAGAAGAAGTACTGAGAGCTTCTGTAGTGAAACGGGGCTTAAAGACATTGTTACAAGTTATTCTCTTTGTGCTTGTCTTTGTGATATGTGTTGTATTAGGTTTATATATCGGCTACACTATGATAGGTGATGGAAATTTCTGGGAAGTATTTAATCGAGATACCTGGCAGCATATTTATGATTTTATCCGTTAA